A genomic segment from Microbacterium sp. SORGH_AS_0428 encodes:
- a CDS encoding P-loop NTPase: MISRVVLVLPRPLALELREQLLLEGAAEAAIYPPDRFAGTVAFGHAPDAELDALLAAADTLVLAARVDQLTAHTVALADARGVRVLPLGDDAGAARLAAAFGLCSPVPVTGSARDAAAALATASASAVSPRPAVAGPRLIAVWGPHGAPGRSTIAVGLAAELSRGGRHVALVDADAHAPSLAMALGLPDEGPGFAVACRQAELDALDEVELQRISVALGGADVDVLTGINRPSRWPELSEKRVRAALAACAGWAEHTVVDVAASLERDEEIVSDVIAGPRRNAATLAALETADHIVAVLAADPVSVARFLRSVAELRAIAGSTPLTVVVNRLRRGGVGIDARGQLRRTLERYADIREMWFVPEDRRAADAAMLAARPAAEVAGRSAMVSAIRRIVGEALLPPMPVATTRRERRGSRSPHEPWAASA, translated from the coding sequence GTGATCTCACGCGTGGTGCTCGTCCTCCCGCGGCCTCTCGCTCTCGAACTGCGGGAGCAGCTCCTGCTGGAGGGCGCTGCCGAGGCGGCGATCTATCCTCCGGACAGGTTCGCGGGCACCGTCGCGTTCGGTCACGCACCGGATGCGGAACTCGACGCACTGCTCGCCGCCGCCGACACTCTGGTGCTCGCCGCGCGCGTCGACCAGCTGACCGCTCACACCGTCGCCCTCGCGGATGCCCGCGGCGTGCGCGTCCTCCCGCTCGGCGATGATGCGGGCGCCGCTCGTCTGGCGGCAGCCTTCGGGCTCTGCTCTCCTGTTCCGGTGACCGGCTCGGCGAGGGATGCGGCGGCCGCCCTCGCCACCGCGTCCGCGTCGGCCGTGAGTCCCCGGCCCGCCGTCGCCGGTCCCCGCCTGATCGCCGTCTGGGGGCCGCACGGCGCTCCCGGACGATCCACCATCGCCGTGGGGCTCGCCGCCGAACTCTCCCGCGGCGGTCGTCACGTGGCGCTCGTCGACGCGGACGCCCACGCCCCCTCGCTGGCGATGGCCCTCGGTCTTCCCGACGAGGGGCCCGGGTTCGCCGTCGCATGCCGCCAGGCCGAGCTGGATGCGTTGGACGAGGTCGAACTCCAGCGCATCTCGGTGGCTCTCGGCGGCGCTGACGTGGACGTGCTCACCGGTATCAACCGCCCGTCGCGGTGGCCGGAGCTCAGTGAGAAGCGCGTGCGTGCCGCGCTCGCCGCCTGCGCCGGCTGGGCCGAGCACACCGTGGTGGATGTCGCCGCATCGCTGGAGCGCGACGAAGAGATCGTGAGCGACGTGATCGCCGGGCCGCGGCGGAACGCGGCGACGCTGGCCGCGCTCGAGACCGCCGATCACATCGTGGCGGTTCTCGCCGCCGACCCCGTCTCCGTCGCGCGCTTCCTGCGATCGGTGGCGGAGCTGCGGGCGATCGCGGGGTCCACGCCGCTGACGGTCGTCGTGAACCGGCTCCGTCGCGGCGGCGTCGGCATCGATGCACGCGGACAGCTGCGCCGCACGCTGGAGCGATATGCGGACATCCGCGAGATGTGGTTCGTCCCGGAGGACCGCAGAGCAGCGGATGCGGCGATGCTCGCGGCGCGGCCCGCCGCAGAGGTGGCCGGGAGGTCCGCGATGGTGTCCGCCATCCGGCGCATCGTCGGGGAGGCGCTGCTGCCCCCGATGCCGGTCGCGACCACCCGACGCGAACGCCGCGGCAGCCGGAGCCCGCACGAACCGTGGGCCGCCTCCGCATAG
- a CDS encoding WhiB family transcriptional regulator produces MDWRDKSACLTVDPELFFPVGNTGPAVDQIEKAKSVCARCTVTEICLQYALETGQDSGVWGGLSEDERRALKRRAARARRAS; encoded by the coding sequence ATGGATTGGCGCGACAAATCAGCCTGCCTGACCGTAGACCCGGAGCTGTTCTTCCCGGTCGGCAACACCGGTCCGGCAGTCGACCAGATCGAGAAGGCCAAGTCCGTGTGCGCTCGCTGCACCGTCACGGAGATCTGCCTGCAGTACGCCCTCGAGACCGGCCAGGACTCGGGCGTCTGGGGAGGCCTCTCCGAAGATGAGCGCCGCGCCCTCAAGCGCCGCGCCGCGCGCGCCCGTCGCGCTTCCTGA
- a CDS encoding SAF domain-containing protein translates to MTAQVAPRQRPRALWADARFVIGVVLVLVSVAGVWFVVASSRQTVPVYAATRTLVPGESISPSELRVVDVALGSLEGAYASGDTLPPDAVATRTIPAGELIPAAAVGAASEVRTTTIVVPSSTAIPASVEVGTPVEIWAAPLDGEGIRQAPRILVADAAVAALPSSDSVMATTAPSVELIVPRESVADVLAALAGEATLSVVPAQGVS, encoded by the coding sequence ATGACAGCTCAGGTCGCGCCTCGCCAGCGCCCCCGCGCGCTCTGGGCGGACGCGCGCTTCGTGATCGGCGTCGTGCTCGTTCTCGTCTCCGTCGCCGGCGTCTGGTTCGTCGTCGCATCGTCGCGGCAGACGGTTCCCGTCTATGCGGCGACGCGAACTCTCGTGCCCGGTGAGAGCATCTCGCCCTCGGAGCTGCGCGTCGTCGACGTCGCGCTGGGGTCGCTGGAGGGCGCCTATGCGTCGGGGGACACCCTGCCGCCCGACGCCGTGGCGACCCGCACGATCCCCGCGGGCGAGCTCATCCCCGCGGCTGCCGTGGGCGCCGCATCCGAGGTGCGCACGACCACCATCGTCGTCCCCAGCAGCACCGCGATCCCCGCCTCCGTGGAGGTGGGGACTCCGGTGGAGATCTGGGCCGCCCCGCTGGACGGCGAGGGCATCCGGCAGGCCCCCCGCATCCTTGTCGCCGATGCGGCGGTCGCGGCTCTTCCGAGCAGCGACTCCGTGATGGCGACCACGGCGCCCTCCGTCGAGCTCATCGTGCCCCGCGAGTCCGTGGCGGACGTGCTTGCGGCGCTCGCGGGTGAGGCGACGCTGTCGGTGGTCCCCGCGCAGGGGGTCTCGTGA
- a CDS encoding histidine kinase codes for MRNDLLSLVAGGLVVLEGAALAGLALWQLIALAQGDTASPATAIALIVLTLLGAALVVAFGVAAARGRSAGRSGGIVVQLLVLAVAIGAVTGTYGHPLNGLQLGVPALIVLVLLISAARRAAQGARRED; via the coding sequence ATGCGCAACGACCTGCTGAGCCTCGTGGCGGGCGGACTCGTGGTCCTCGAGGGCGCCGCGCTCGCGGGGCTGGCCCTCTGGCAGCTCATCGCGCTCGCGCAAGGCGACACGGCGTCCCCGGCGACGGCGATCGCCCTGATCGTGCTGACGCTGCTCGGTGCCGCGCTGGTCGTCGCCTTCGGCGTCGCCGCGGCACGCGGTCGATCGGCCGGTCGCTCGGGAGGCATCGTGGTCCAGCTGCTGGTGCTCGCCGTCGCGATCGGAGCGGTGACCGGGACGTACGGGCATCCGCTCAACGGGCTCCAGCTGGGCGTTCCCGCGTTGATCGTGCTCGTTCTTCTGATCTCGGCGGCGCGTCGGGCGGCTCAGGGCGCCCGACGCGAGGACTGA
- the bcp gene encoding thioredoxin-dependent thiol peroxidase, protein MTQLQPGDIAPDFTLHDQDGDAVSLEGFRGRPVILYFYPAAMTPGCTTQACDFRDSLSSLTAAGYTVLGVSRDSSEKLRTFRERDGLTFPLLSDPDHAVHDAYGAWGEKTNYGKTVEGVLRSTFVIDADGRIEQALYNVKATGHVARLRKLLGIEG, encoded by the coding sequence ATGACTCAGCTGCAGCCCGGCGACATCGCCCCCGACTTCACGCTCCACGACCAGGACGGCGACGCCGTCTCGCTCGAGGGGTTCCGCGGCCGGCCCGTCATCCTCTACTTCTACCCCGCGGCCATGACGCCGGGGTGCACGACCCAGGCGTGCGACTTCCGCGACAGCCTCTCCTCCCTCACCGCCGCCGGGTACACCGTGCTCGGCGTCTCACGGGACTCATCCGAGAAGCTCCGCACGTTCCGTGAGCGCGACGGCCTCACCTTCCCGCTGCTTTCCGACCCCGACCACGCGGTGCACGATGCCTACGGCGCGTGGGGCGAGAAGACGAACTACGGCAAGACCGTCGAGGGCGTGCTCCGCTCGACGTTCGTGATCGACGCGGACGGACGCATCGAGCAGGCGCTCTACAACGTCAAGGCGACCGGTCACGTCGCCCGACTGCGCAAGCTCCTCGGTATCGAGGGCTGA
- a CDS encoding histidine kinase N-terminal domain-containing protein — protein sequence MSTLSDLVYAHGFSDPADVEWLHRLAGDGQLLADLAFADIVLWVPTEDDSFIAVAHTRPSGAATLFYRDIVGDRVRPQWRAQVREAFSTGRIVDSASPDWFEETPTRVRAVPVVRARSGADSHARVLGVLTRHTNLGEARTPSRQQITFNDCADDLFGMVATGEFPDVAAPASPRRGAPRASDGLIRIDVDGLTTFASPNALSAFYRMGFEDELEGEPLVEVITQILPEKRQFDESLPVVATGRAPWRVDIEARGVTVALRAIPLRDHGNRIGAIVLCRDVTELRHRDQELITKDATIREIHHRVKNNLQTVASLLRIQARRTHSDEARDALTHATRRVSAIAVVHDTLSEGLTQNVDFDEVFSRVLKLVAEVAAAPTTRARTRKTGSFGTLPSEYATPLALALTELVTNAVEHGLAGQEGEVEIAAERSEDNLEVRVRDTGVGLPEGQVGRGLGTQIVRTLIQGELGGTIDWHTIMGRGTEVTIDIPLRYIDRGEV from the coding sequence GTGTCGACCCTCAGCGATCTCGTCTACGCGCACGGCTTCTCCGATCCCGCCGATGTGGAGTGGCTGCACCGGCTGGCCGGGGACGGGCAGCTGCTCGCGGATCTCGCCTTCGCGGACATCGTGCTGTGGGTGCCCACCGAGGACGACTCCTTCATCGCCGTCGCGCACACGCGTCCCTCGGGCGCAGCGACGCTCTTCTACCGCGACATCGTGGGCGACCGCGTCCGGCCGCAGTGGCGTGCCCAGGTGCGCGAGGCCTTCAGCACCGGTCGCATCGTGGATTCCGCGTCGCCGGACTGGTTCGAGGAGACCCCCACGCGCGTGCGCGCCGTGCCCGTCGTCCGTGCTCGCTCGGGGGCGGACTCGCACGCCCGTGTCCTCGGCGTCCTCACGCGTCATACGAACCTCGGAGAGGCTCGGACGCCGTCGCGTCAGCAGATCACCTTCAACGACTGCGCAGACGACCTGTTCGGAATGGTGGCGACGGGCGAGTTCCCCGATGTCGCCGCACCCGCGTCGCCGCGCCGCGGCGCGCCCCGCGCGTCCGACGGCCTCATCCGGATCGACGTGGACGGACTCACGACGTTCGCGAGCCCGAACGCGCTCTCCGCGTTCTACCGGATGGGATTCGAGGACGAGCTCGAGGGTGAGCCGCTCGTGGAGGTCATCACGCAGATCCTCCCCGAGAAGCGGCAGTTCGACGAGTCGCTGCCCGTCGTCGCCACGGGCCGCGCGCCGTGGCGCGTGGACATCGAGGCCAGGGGTGTCACGGTGGCGCTGCGGGCCATTCCGCTGCGCGACCACGGCAACCGCATCGGCGCGATCGTGCTGTGTCGCGACGTGACCGAGTTGCGCCACCGCGACCAGGAGCTGATCACCAAGGACGCCACGATCCGTGAGATCCATCACCGGGTCAAGAACAACCTGCAGACCGTCGCCTCACTGCTGCGGATCCAGGCTCGCCGCACGCACTCGGACGAGGCCCGCGACGCCCTCACGCACGCCACGCGGCGCGTGTCGGCGATCGCCGTGGTGCACGACACGCTCTCGGAGGGGCTTACCCAGAACGTCGACTTCGACGAGGTCTTCTCGCGCGTGCTGAAGCTCGTCGCCGAGGTGGCGGCCGCGCCCACGACGCGGGCTCGCACCCGCAAGACCGGTTCGTTCGGAACGCTGCCCAGCGAGTACGCGACGCCGCTCGCGCTCGCCCTGACCGAACTCGTCACCAACGCCGTCGAGCACGGCCTCGCGGGGCAGGAGGGCGAGGTGGAGATCGCTGCGGAGCGTTCCGAGGACAATCTCGAGGTCCGGGTCCGTGATACCGGCGTGGGCCTGCCCGAGGGTCAAGTGGGCCGCGGCCTGGGCACGCAGATCGTGCGCACCCTGATCCAGGGAGAGCTGGGCGGCACGATCGACTGGCACACGATCATGGGCCGGGGCACCGAGGTGACGATCGACATCCCGCTGCGCTACATCGACCGCGGCGAGGTGTGA